A portion of the Segatella copri DSM 18205 genome contains these proteins:
- a CDS encoding DUF4369 domain-containing protein, whose amino-acid sequence MKKFAYIFILFITLVLTSCGVSSGHFKFEGKFLNMNQGEFYVYSPDGGFEGVDTIKVEGGRFTFETECKEDFTIMLVFPNFSEQPIFAKSGKSVEIKADASHLKEMEVSGTEDNELMTRFRKNILKDTPPEAKKHAEDFVREHPSSVCSIYLIRKYFITSTQPDYRKALSLINIVEKEQPKNGQLAKMKQLAETMKNVGTGATLPSFTAYDINGKLVSSTEMSSAPVAVIYTWATYNYDSQDMQRELKSRQKKSNGKLKLMAFCLDASKSECKNNIKRDSIACPIICNGEMLEDRTLKKLGLGNLPDNIILQNGKIIARGMKKQELYNKLDQLLK is encoded by the coding sequence ATGAAAAAATTTGCTTACATCTTCATTTTATTCATTACGCTGGTTTTAACATCATGTGGTGTTAGCAGTGGGCATTTCAAGTTTGAAGGCAAATTTCTCAATATGAATCAAGGCGAGTTTTATGTATACAGTCCTGACGGGGGCTTCGAAGGCGTTGACACCATCAAGGTAGAAGGCGGCCGTTTCACTTTCGAAACCGAATGTAAGGAAGATTTTACCATCATGCTTGTTTTCCCTAATTTCTCTGAGCAGCCTATCTTCGCAAAATCGGGCAAATCAGTAGAAATCAAGGCAGATGCTTCGCACCTTAAGGAAATGGAGGTAAGCGGAACCGAGGATAACGAACTGATGACAAGATTCCGCAAGAACATCCTGAAAGATACGCCACCTGAGGCTAAAAAGCATGCTGAAGACTTCGTCAGAGAACATCCGAGTTCTGTGTGCAGCATCTATCTGATCAGAAAATACTTCATCACTTCTACACAACCTGATTACCGCAAGGCGCTCTCACTCATCAATATCGTAGAGAAGGAACAGCCTAAAAACGGACAGTTGGCTAAGATGAAGCAGTTGGCAGAAACCATGAAGAATGTAGGCACTGGTGCAACCCTGCCTTCATTTACAGCATACGATATCAACGGAAAACTCGTTTCTAGTACAGAAATGAGCAGCGCTCCGGTTGCCGTAATCTACACCTGGGCTACCTATAACTATGACAGCCAGGACATGCAGCGCGAACTGAAGAGCCGTCAGAAGAAATCGAACGGCAAGCTTAAGCTGATGGCTTTCTGTCTGGATGCCAGCAAGAGCGAATGCAAGAACAACATCAAACGCGACTCTATCGCATGCCCTATCATCTGCAACGGCGAAATGCTGGAAGACAGGACCTTGAAGAAGTTGGGATTGGGAAACCTTCCTGACAACATCATACTTCAAAATGGTAAAATCATCGCCCGAGGCATGAAAAAGCAAGAGCTTTACAATAAGCTCGACCAACTGCTAAAATAA